One segment of Polyangiaceae bacterium DNA contains the following:
- a CDS encoding tetratricopeptide repeat protein yields MARSERKNKASPDRFRAWKRYAGAVFVLACFVGGATYLASGCSGWDPRSPFERNSPVVDQALADLDAGRFQSAEEALETYLGTGACSDGGIGLPDTVRQKYNGSFDLGLVLFSVAEKFGRRFGEEELADGGPGEEELMANRSLEVDCALIVVRAIAEDSKVPIDLRARAHYLAGNLEFLRRKYEEAVKHYNDALALIPGMPEDSGADGIGRDAAWNRAIALRRIEDQKDAGQDAPEDSPPDAPEDSPDGNDDASDGSEGNDGSNGDDGGDAGDDGGQDAGDDGGDDGGQPDAGQDAGGEDSGAPEPQPPERAKPEAPQGQDERILDQFEEAPTYQEQEAKARAANRTRRVMEDK; encoded by the coding sequence GGTGCAACGTATCTGGCGTCCGGATGCAGCGGTTGGGATCCGCGCAGTCCTTTCGAGCGAAATTCGCCGGTGGTCGATCAAGCTTTGGCGGATCTCGATGCTGGCAGGTTCCAATCTGCCGAGGAGGCGCTCGAAACGTATCTCGGCACGGGCGCTTGCAGCGACGGCGGCATTGGTTTGCCCGACACCGTGAGGCAAAAATACAACGGTTCGTTCGACCTCGGTTTGGTGCTGTTCTCGGTCGCAGAAAAATTTGGGCGTAGGTTTGGCGAGGAAGAGCTCGCCGATGGTGGTCCGGGCGAAGAAGAGCTCATGGCGAATCGGTCGCTCGAGGTCGATTGTGCGCTCATCGTCGTGCGAGCGATTGCCGAAGATTCCAAAGTACCGATCGATTTGCGGGCGCGAGCGCATTACCTTGCCGGCAATCTCGAATTTCTGCGTCGCAAATACGAAGAAGCCGTCAAGCATTACAACGATGCTTTAGCCTTGATTCCGGGCATGCCCGAAGACTCGGGAGCCGATGGCATTGGTCGCGATGCAGCGTGGAATCGGGCGATTGCATTACGACGCATCGAAGATCAGAAGGACGCTGGGCAAGACGCGCCGGAAGATTCTCCGCCGGATGCACCCGAAGATTCGCCCGACGGCAATGACGACGCCAGCGACGGATCCGAAGGCAATGACGGATCGAATGGCGATGATGGCGGCGACGCCGGAGACGACGGCGGACAGGATGCCGGAGACGACGGCGGCGACGACGGCGGGCAGCCGGATGCGGGCCAAGACGCGGGTGGTGAAGACAGCGGCGCCCCCGAGCCTCAACCGCCGGAGCGGGCGAAACCAGAAGCGCCACAAGGTCAAGACGAGCGAATTCTCGATCAATTCGAGGAAGCGCCGACGTATCAGGAGCAGGAAGCGAAAGCCCGAGCAGCGAATCGAACCAGGCGCGTAATGGAGGACAAATGA